In Aristaeella hokkaidonensis, the following are encoded in one genomic region:
- a CDS encoding TraX family protein — translation METSVLSRSRKPAGNTATTWLKIIALVFMFIDHAGKMCFPAVPEMRILGRIAFPIYAWCMIVGFHYTRSVPKYLLRILITGLVSQPLYMIALNHTWRQPNIFLTLFLGLCALWGIREKKYLSQIWAPVAAMALAIFLGADYGWRGVLLFIILYAVQESRPGIAAVMVSYFLFWGSSYSITKSLFGLPINMDALPAVLSQPLSAFLRMETYALLALPFILIPFKKDLKLPRWIGYALYPAHLAALYALEQIMK, via the coding sequence ATGGAGACTTCCGTTTTATCCAGGTCCAGGAAGCCGGCAGGCAATACCGCAACCACCTGGCTGAAAATCATCGCCCTGGTGTTCATGTTCATCGACCATGCCGGCAAGATGTGCTTCCCCGCCGTGCCGGAGATGCGGATCCTGGGCCGGATTGCCTTTCCAATTTATGCCTGGTGCATGATTGTCGGTTTTCACTATACCCGCAGCGTACCGAAGTACCTGCTGCGTATCCTGATTACAGGCCTTGTTTCCCAGCCGCTGTACATGATTGCCCTGAATCACACCTGGAGGCAGCCTAACATCTTCCTTACGCTGTTCCTGGGTCTCTGTGCCCTGTGGGGCATCCGGGAGAAAAAATACCTGAGCCAGATCTGGGCGCCTGTGGCCGCAATGGCGCTGGCCATCTTCCTGGGCGCGGACTACGGCTGGCGGGGCGTGCTGCTGTTCATCATACTCTATGCGGTACAGGAAAGCCGTCCGGGCATTGCCGCGGTCATGGTTTCCTATTTCCTCTTCTGGGGATCTTCCTACAGCATCACGAAGAGCCTGTTCGGCCTTCCCATCAACATGGACGCGCTTCCGGCCGTCCTCTCCCAGCCGCTGTCCGCCTTCCTGCGGATGGAAACCTACGCGCTGCTCGCCCTGCCGTTCATCCTGATTCCCTTCAAAAAGGATCTGAAGCTTCCCCGCTGGATCGGCTACGCCCTGTATCCCGCCCACCTGGCGGCGTTATACGCATTGGAGCAGATCATGAAATGA
- a CDS encoding PLP-dependent transferase, whose protein sequence is MLRNNRMETPICDFVREYAESDPVRMHMPGHKGKTLTGPEAFDLTEIGGADVLYRSEGIIRRSEENAASLFGTARTVYSAEGSSLCIRGMLYLALLSAKQKGIPARLLAGRNAHHTLMTAAALLDLDVDWLLPAPGEDLLSCAVSAEILDRALEQKQYMAVYLTSPDYLGRRVDLREAAEVCHRHGVPLLVDNAHGAYLKFLPEDSHPITLGADACCDSAHKTLSCLTGAAYLHLSANAPEDWVEKAEQAMSLFASTSPSWLILQSLDRMNRELAGDYPVRLRRMTEKLKALKKTLCEEGWMLAGDEPMKLTLCTADRGYTGEELHDMLRDHGIECEFADREYLVMMPSADTPEGDLERLLSALRGIPRRKHVKETPPELPVPEKVLSIREAMFSPRETLPVSLAVGRVLADACVSCPPAVPVIIAGERITEQAAECMKYYNITECDVVVNS, encoded by the coding sequence ATGCTGAGGAACAACAGGATGGAAACGCCGATCTGTGATTTTGTCCGGGAGTACGCGGAATCCGATCCCGTGCGTATGCATATGCCGGGACATAAAGGAAAGACGCTGACCGGCCCGGAGGCATTCGATCTGACGGAGATCGGAGGAGCGGACGTGCTGTACCGCTCCGAGGGGATCATCCGCCGGAGCGAGGAGAATGCCGCCTCCCTGTTCGGAACCGCCCGTACGGTTTATTCCGCGGAGGGATCTTCCCTCTGTATCCGGGGAATGCTGTACCTGGCGCTGCTTTCCGCGAAACAAAAGGGAATTCCCGCACGACTGCTGGCCGGGCGGAATGCCCATCATACCCTGATGACCGCCGCGGCACTGCTGGACCTGGACGTGGACTGGCTGCTGCCAGCTCCGGGAGAAGACCTGCTTTCCTGTGCCGTTTCTGCGGAGATTCTGGATCGGGCACTGGAACAGAAACAGTATATGGCGGTTTACCTGACTTCCCCGGACTACCTGGGAAGGCGGGTGGACCTGCGGGAGGCCGCGGAGGTCTGTCACCGTCACGGGGTACCTCTGCTGGTGGACAATGCCCATGGCGCTTACCTGAAATTCCTGCCGGAGGACAGCCATCCGATTACCCTCGGGGCAGACGCCTGCTGTGATTCGGCCCATAAGACCCTGTCCTGCCTGACGGGCGCGGCTTATCTGCATCTGTCCGCGAACGCTCCGGAAGACTGGGTGGAAAAGGCAGAACAGGCGATGTCCCTGTTCGCTTCCACAAGTCCTTCCTGGCTGATCCTGCAGTCCCTGGACCGGATGAACCGGGAGCTGGCAGGAGATTATCCGGTGCGCCTGCGCCGGATGACGGAAAAACTGAAGGCACTGAAAAAGACCCTCTGCGAGGAGGGCTGGATGCTGGCCGGGGATGAACCGATGAAGCTGACGCTGTGTACGGCTGATCGGGGATATACCGGGGAGGAACTGCATGACATGCTGCGGGATCACGGTATTGAATGCGAGTTTGCCGACCGGGAATACCTGGTGATGATGCCTTCCGCGGATACGCCGGAGGGAGACCTGGAACGGCTGCTTTCCGCCCTGCGGGGAATTCCGCGCAGGAAGCATGTGAAGGAAACCCCGCCGGAACTGCCGGTGCCGGAGAAGGTCCTGTCGATCCGGGAGGCCATGTTCTCCCCGCGGGAAACCCTGCCGGTGAGCCTGGCTGTCGGCCGGGTGCTTGCGGATGCCTGTGTCAGCTGCCCGCCCGCGGTCCCAGTAATCATCGCGGGAGAAAGAATTACGGAGCAGGCCGCGGAATGCATGAAGTACTACAACATCACAGAGTGTGATGTTGTAGTCAATTCATAA
- the scfB gene encoding thioether cross-link-forming SCIFF peptide maturase gives MIHRYHLDDWYIVIDTCSGSVHVVDEIAYEIIGCYEEKSREEIVAEMAARFGEDPAEIGECWDQITALKEQGTLFSPDVFEPMAGELKQKTAGVVKALCLHVAHTCNLNCAYCFASQGKYHGDRAVMSYEVGKQALDFLVAHSGTRRNLEVDFFGGEPLMNFDVVKQLVAYARSIEKEKNKNFRFTLTTNGMLIDDDVIDFANREMSNVVLSLDGRKEIHDRCRVDYAGNGSWDRIVPKFQKLVKAREGKNYYMRGTFTHANPDFLKDIQTMLDLGFTELSMEPVVCAENDPAALTQEDLPVVLQQYEDLARLMLQRKREGRPFTFYHYMLDLSGGPCIYKRISGCGSGTEYMAVTPWGDLYPCHQFVGEEAFRLGDVWQGVTNTAVQQEFASCNVYAREECRDCWAKLYCSGGCAANAYHATGSVRGVYKYGCELFRKRMECAIMLQAALQADAEEQQDGNADL, from the coding sequence ATGATTCATCGTTATCATCTGGACGACTGGTATATCGTCATTGACACCTGCTCCGGGTCTGTGCATGTGGTGGATGAGATCGCCTATGAGATCATCGGCTGCTATGAGGAGAAATCCCGGGAGGAGATCGTCGCGGAAATGGCCGCGCGCTTCGGGGAGGATCCCGCGGAGATCGGGGAGTGCTGGGATCAGATCACAGCCCTGAAAGAACAGGGAACCCTGTTCTCACCGGACGTGTTTGAACCTATGGCCGGAGAACTGAAGCAGAAAACCGCCGGCGTGGTCAAGGCCCTGTGCCTTCACGTCGCGCACACCTGCAACCTGAACTGTGCCTACTGCTTTGCCAGCCAGGGCAAGTATCACGGAGACCGGGCTGTCATGTCTTACGAGGTCGGCAAACAGGCCCTGGATTTCCTGGTGGCTCATTCCGGCACCCGGCGCAACCTGGAGGTGGACTTCTTCGGCGGCGAGCCGCTGATGAATTTTGACGTGGTGAAGCAGCTGGTGGCTTATGCCCGCAGCATCGAGAAGGAAAAGAACAAGAACTTCCGCTTCACCCTGACGACCAACGGCATGCTGATTGACGATGACGTCATTGACTTCGCCAACCGGGAAATGAGCAACGTGGTGCTCAGCCTGGACGGACGGAAGGAAATCCACGACCGCTGCCGGGTGGACTATGCCGGAAACGGCAGCTGGGACCGGATCGTGCCGAAGTTCCAGAAGCTGGTTAAAGCCCGGGAAGGCAAGAACTATTATATGCGGGGTACCTTTACCCACGCGAATCCGGATTTCCTGAAGGATATCCAGACCATGCTGGATCTGGGCTTCACGGAGCTGAGCATGGAACCTGTGGTCTGCGCGGAAAATGATCCCGCAGCCCTGACGCAGGAGGACCTGCCTGTTGTGCTGCAGCAGTACGAGGACCTGGCCCGGCTGATGCTCCAGCGGAAGCGGGAAGGCAGGCCCTTTACTTTCTACCACTACATGCTGGATCTTTCCGGCGGCCCGTGCATCTACAAGCGGATCTCCGGCTGCGGATCCGGTACGGAATATATGGCAGTGACCCCCTGGGGCGATCTGTATCCCTGCCATCAGTTTGTCGGAGAGGAAGCCTTCCGCCTGGGCGACGTCTGGCAGGGCGTGACCAACACCGCTGTACAGCAGGAGTTCGCTTCCTGCAATGTGTATGCCCGGGAAGAGTGCCGGGACTGCTGGGCCAAGCTTTACTGCTCCGGAGGCTGCGCGGCCAATGCGTATCACGCGACCGGTTCTGTCCGGGGCGTGTACAAATACGGCTGCGAGCTGTTCCGCAAGCGGATGGAATGCGCGATCATGCTGCAGGCTGCCTTGCAGGCAGATGCTGAGGAACAACAGGATGGAAACGCCGATCTGTGA
- the scfA gene encoding six-cysteine ranthipeptide SCIFF — protein sequence MKHIKTLNTRNLCESAKKGGCGECQTSCQSACKTSCGIANQQCENKKSAK from the coding sequence ATGAAACATATTAAGACTCTGAATACCCGTAATCTGTGTGAAAGCGCCAAGAAGGGCGGCTGCGGCGAATGCCAGACGTCCTGCCAGTCCGCCTGCAAGACCAGCTGCGGTATTGCCAATCAGCAGTGCGAGAACAAGAAGAGCGCGAAGTAA